A single Nostoc sp. PCC 7107 DNA region contains:
- a CDS encoding DUF928 domain-containing protein gives MKYLAMFNMKYLATISITAFLLTNSITTAQIQSAHLRKDSLVQVSSGVPIKYQGANHGVTNRQMPARLYTNHCLSDARKTEDKVLTALIPKYNPVLTTSENPTFFFYLPKTSKTYVKAFDFILENANKEVVYQESFKINNQPGVFKISVPAKLNQPLLKINQDYRWIFSAICDYSDRSRDLVVGGYLKRINLEKSLTTNLQKTSLRERAAILAASGIWDDSLKTLAELRFKKFQDAGLKADWQTLLESVDLAKIAQEPLVGELKAK, from the coding sequence ATGAAATATCTAGCTATGTTTAATATGAAATATTTAGCAACAATTTCCATCACAGCTTTCCTATTAACCAACAGTATAACAACGGCTCAAATACAATCGGCACATTTGAGAAAAGATTCGCTTGTTCAAGTATCATCAGGAGTACCCATAAAATATCAAGGTGCTAACCACGGAGTAACAAATCGGCAGATGCCAGCAAGACTATACACTAATCATTGCTTGAGTGATGCTAGAAAAACTGAAGATAAAGTTTTAACCGCCCTAATACCAAAATATAATCCTGTACTGACGACTTCTGAGAATCCAACCTTTTTTTTCTATCTTCCCAAAACATCTAAAACCTATGTAAAAGCCTTTGATTTCATTTTAGAAAATGCAAATAAAGAGGTCGTTTATCAAGAAAGTTTTAAAATAAATAATCAGCCTGGAGTTTTTAAAATCAGCGTGCCAGCTAAGTTAAATCAGCCTTTACTTAAAATTAATCAAGATTACAGATGGATTTTCTCAGCAATTTGCGATTACTCAGATCGTTCTAGAGATTTAGTTGTGGGGGGATATTTAAAACGAATTAATCTTGAAAAAAGCTTAACAACTAACTTACAAAAGACTTCACTCAGAGAACGTGCAGCTATTTTAGCAGCATCTGGCATTTGGGATGATAGCTTGAAGACTTTAGCTGAATTACGTTTCAAAAAATTTCAGGATGCTGGATTAAAGGCTGATTGGCAAACTCTCTTAGAATCTGTAGACTTAGCGAAAATTGCTCAAGAACCTTTAGTTGGAGAGCTAAAAGCTAAGTAA
- a CDS encoding glycosyltransferase family 2 protein, with translation MPANSWPENDSYKELDPLDSLLVDLSATEESLVETNNLSQPSRFQGRRRKAALVLSIVWSGTIALHLASWAYIFVLGLTTIMGLHALVVVFSRPRRYQKEMQGELPSVSLLVAAKNEEAVIGKLVKSLCSLEYPDGQYEVWIIDDNSTDKTPQILVELAQQYKKLKVLRRSPQAGGGKSGALNQVLPQTKGEIIAVFDADAQVPSDLLLQIVPLFQREKVGAVQVRKAIANAKENFWTKGQMAEMALDTWFQQQRIALGGLGELRGNGQFVRRTALDSCGGWNEETITDDLDMTFRLHLDNWDIECVFSPAVQEEGVTNAIALWHQRNRWAEGGYQRYLDYWDLILKNRMGTRKTWDMLMFMITMYILPTAAIPDLLMAISRHRLPLLGPVTTLSVSMSVFGMFAGLRRIRQEQKFTVATYPVLLLQTLRGTLYMLHWLVVMSSTTARMSFRPKRLKWVKTVHSGSGD, from the coding sequence ATGCCAGCGAACTCCTGGCCTGAAAACGATTCATACAAAGAGCTTGACCCGCTTGATTCTCTGTTAGTTGACCTATCAGCTACGGAAGAGTCATTAGTTGAGACAAATAATTTGTCTCAACCATCCCGGTTTCAAGGACGTAGACGTAAAGCCGCTCTGGTATTGTCAATAGTTTGGAGTGGAACGATCGCTCTACACTTAGCTTCTTGGGCTTATATATTTGTCCTAGGATTGACCACAATTATGGGACTTCATGCCCTAGTAGTGGTATTTTCTAGACCCCGCCGCTATCAAAAAGAAATGCAGGGCGAATTACCCTCTGTATCTTTGTTAGTAGCTGCAAAAAATGAGGAAGCGGTAATTGGTAAATTAGTCAAGAGTCTTTGCAGTCTGGAATATCCAGATGGGCAATATGAAGTCTGGATAATTGACGATAACAGTACTGATAAAACACCGCAAATTTTAGTAGAACTCGCACAACAATACAAAAAACTCAAAGTCCTACGGCGTTCACCCCAAGCAGGTGGTGGTAAATCGGGAGCTTTAAATCAGGTTTTGCCACAAACGAAAGGCGAAATTATCGCTGTGTTTGATGCTGATGCTCAAGTGCCATCAGACTTGCTACTCCAGATAGTACCTTTGTTTCAAAGAGAAAAAGTCGGCGCGGTGCAGGTGCGGAAAGCGATCGCCAACGCCAAAGAAAATTTTTGGACTAAGGGTCAGATGGCAGAAATGGCACTGGACACTTGGTTCCAACAGCAGCGCATTGCTTTAGGTGGACTTGGCGAACTGCGAGGTAACGGTCAATTCGTCCGACGTACAGCCTTAGACAGTTGTGGTGGATGGAACGAGGAAACTATCACCGACGACTTGGATATGACCTTTCGTTTGCACTTAGACAACTGGGATATTGAGTGCGTATTCTCCCCAGCCGTGCAAGAAGAAGGTGTCACCAATGCGATCGCGCTTTGGCATCAGCGCAACCGTTGGGCAGAAGGTGGCTATCAGCGTTATTTAGATTACTGGGATCTGATTCTGAAAAACCGCATGGGTACCCGCAAAACCTGGGATATGCTCATGTTTATGATCACCATGTACATCTTGCCAACAGCTGCCATCCCAGATTTATTAATGGCAATTTCTCGGCATCGCCTACCACTACTAGGCCCAGTCACGACCTTATCTGTGTCTATGTCTGTTTTTGGCATGTTTGCCGGACTGAGACGGATACGCCAAGAGCAAAAATTCACTGTTGCTACCTATCCAGTGTTACTACTACAAACCCTACGCGGTACATTATATATGTTGCACTGGTTAGTAGTGATGAGTAGTACCACTGCCCGGATGTCCTTTAGGCCAAAGCGCCTGAAATGGGTAAAGACAGTGCATTCTGGTAGTGGAGATTAA
- the ebsA gene encoding type IV pilus biogenesis protein EbsA, whose protein sequence is MSIEQLQPATQQQASVYLPYIQGTKRNFLPYAISLYQKGIVEGHRKIEASDNIPFVASWNVATLPSDLTRCRMQFDGNADLNYEVMMASFEFIGFLIELMDNYKRYRVTDFSQSFYRKLLRIDE, encoded by the coding sequence ATGTCTATTGAGCAACTACAGCCTGCCACTCAGCAGCAAGCAAGCGTCTATTTGCCGTATATTCAGGGTACAAAACGGAATTTCTTGCCCTATGCCATCAGTCTCTATCAAAAAGGCATTGTCGAGGGACACCGCAAAATAGAAGCCAGTGACAATATTCCCTTTGTGGCTTCCTGGAATGTGGCCACCCTGCCTTCAGACTTGACACGCTGCCGAATGCAGTTTGATGGTAATGCTGATCTCAATTATGAAGTGATGATGGCCAGCTTTGAGTTTATTGGTTTTTTAATTGAATTAATGGACAATTATAAACGTTATCGGGTGACTGACTTTTCCCAATCATTTTACCGAAAGTTGCTGCGTATTGATGAATAA
- a CDS encoding phosphotransacetylase family protein — translation MPKSAKHLLIGSTETYSGKSATVLGLSYQLQQKGLDIAYGKPLGTCLRTSGGTIVEEDVQFIASSLNLAANRIAPTMLALDEVSVQKRLSGEDNNNYRQLLVQQYLQVARGDLVLLEGPGNLTEGHLFDLSTLQVAEELDAAVLLVTRYNSLLSLDALLAARERVGDRLVGVVLNDIPAKELEIVKNLVSPFLEQQGIAVLGTLPKNDLLRSVSVGELVNQLKAEVLCRSDRLDLMVESLAIGAMNVNAAVKYFRKRRNMAVVTGGDRVEIQQAALETSTQCLILTGQLPPPQFILSRAEELEIPILSVDLDTLTTVEIVDRTFGQVRVHEPIKVQCIRQLMNEHFDIERLLLKLGLSPAATLS, via the coding sequence GTGCCAAAATCTGCTAAACATCTGCTGATTGGATCAACCGAAACTTATAGCGGAAAATCTGCAACAGTTTTGGGTTTGTCTTATCAGCTACAGCAAAAAGGGCTGGATATAGCCTACGGTAAACCGCTGGGAACTTGTTTGAGAACATCTGGCGGCACCATAGTTGAAGAAGATGTCCAGTTTATTGCTTCAAGCCTTAACCTAGCAGCAAACCGCATTGCGCCTACAATGCTGGCTTTAGATGAAGTCAGTGTCCAGAAACGTTTAAGCGGCGAAGATAACAATAATTATCGGCAGTTGCTAGTACAGCAATATTTGCAAGTTGCTCGCGGAGATTTAGTCTTACTGGAGGGGCCAGGCAATTTAACAGAAGGGCATTTATTTGATTTATCGACTTTACAAGTAGCAGAAGAATTAGATGCTGCTGTTTTGTTGGTAACTCGTTACAACTCGTTACTGTCCCTAGATGCTTTATTAGCGGCGAGAGAGCGTGTAGGCGATCGCTTGGTTGGTGTTGTCCTCAATGATATTCCAGCCAAGGAATTAGAAATTGTCAAAAATCTTGTTAGTCCGTTTTTAGAACAGCAAGGTATAGCCGTACTAGGAACACTACCAAAAAATGACTTACTGCGAAGTGTCAGCGTGGGTGAACTAGTAAACCAGTTAAAAGCTGAAGTTCTCTGTCGCAGCGATCGCTTAGATTTGATGGTAGAAAGTTTGGCAATTGGCGCAATGAACGTCAATGCAGCCGTCAAGTATTTCCGCAAACGGCGTAACATGGCAGTAGTCACAGGAGGCGATCGGGTAGAAATTCAACAAGCAGCTTTAGAAACCTCAACCCAATGTCTGATCCTCACAGGACAATTACCACCCCCGCAATTTATTCTCAGCCGTGCTGAAGAACTAGAAATTCCGATTTTGTCCGTTGACTTAGATACCCTCACAACTGTAGAAATTGTTGACCGGACTTTTGGTCAAGTCCGCGTCCACGAACCGATTAAGGTACAGTGCATCCGCCAGTTGATGAATGAGCATTTTGACATTGAGCGTCTATTACTTAAACTTGGCTTAAGTCCAGCAGCAACATTGTCCTAG
- a CDS encoding SRPBCC family protein produces MKFSHTVTTNAAPEKIWEIWVDVNNWQKWDTELEFASIEGDFTLCAKGKLKPKNAPVSVFFISEFESKKSYTFTTQLPLCKLNVRRYLTVNQSGTFFTHEISFTGLLSFLFSNLLGRKFQKVLPEVMDKLRKLAEERH; encoded by the coding sequence ATGAAATTCAGTCATACAGTCACAACCAACGCCGCACCGGAAAAAATCTGGGAGATATGGGTTGATGTGAATAACTGGCAAAAATGGGATACAGAACTAGAGTTCGCATCTATTGAAGGAGATTTCACCCTATGTGCTAAAGGAAAGCTAAAACCCAAGAATGCTCCTGTGTCTGTGTTTTTTATCTCGGAATTCGAGTCAAAAAAGAGCTATACATTTACCACTCAGTTGCCTTTATGCAAGCTCAACGTTAGACGTTATCTCACCGTAAACCAAAGCGGTACATTCTTTACACATGAGATTTCGTTCACTGGTCTTTTGTCTTTTTTATTCAGCAACCTATTAGGTCGAAAATTTCAAAAAGTGTTACCAGAAGTGATGGATAAACTCCGCAAGCTGGCTGAAGAAAGACACTGA
- a CDS encoding MAPEG family protein, giving the protein MTIFLYCIAAAAILIYLPFLVVGYARVSVGYDISAPRAMFDKLPPYAQRATWAHQNSFETFMIFAVAALMAYITQVNSPVAMVAAIAFVVARLLYSIFYILNIPLLRSLMFAIGSLGSATLFFFSILQANN; this is encoded by the coding sequence ATGACTATTTTTTTGTACTGTATTGCAGCGGCGGCTATATTGATTTATCTGCCGTTTTTGGTGGTTGGTTATGCCCGTGTCAGTGTGGGATATGATATTTCCGCGCCTCGCGCTATGTTTGATAAATTGCCACCTTATGCTCAAAGAGCGACTTGGGCGCATCAAAATTCTTTTGAAACATTTATGATTTTTGCTGTTGCAGCACTGATGGCCTATATAACTCAGGTTAATTCTCCTGTGGCTATGGTGGCGGCGATCGCTTTTGTGGTGGCGCGTTTGCTATACTCTATCTTCTATATTTTGAATATACCGCTTTTGAGATCGTTGATGTTTGCTATTGGTTCTTTGGGTTCTGCAACTCTCTTCTTCTTTAGCATCCTGCAAGCAAATAATTAA
- a CDS encoding YajQ family cyclic di-GMP-binding protein, with the protein MASTYSFDIVSDFDRQELVNAVDQVVRDITSRYDLKDTKTTVELGETTVTVNTDSEFTLDSVHNILREKAAKRNLSQKIFDFGKVESASGNRVRQEITLKKGISQDIAKQISKLIRDEFKKVQASIQGDAVRVSAKSKDDLQVVIQRLKQEDYPVALQFTNYR; encoded by the coding sequence ATGGCTTCAACTTACTCCTTTGACATTGTGAGCGATTTTGATCGACAAGAATTAGTTAACGCTGTTGATCAAGTTGTCCGAGATATTACCAGTCGATACGACCTGAAAGATACTAAAACTACGGTTGAGTTAGGTGAAACAACGGTTACTGTGAATACAGACAGTGAATTTACCCTAGATTCTGTACACAACATTTTGCGAGAAAAGGCTGCCAAGCGTAATCTCTCTCAGAAAATTTTTGACTTTGGCAAAGTTGAATCTGCTAGTGGTAATCGTGTACGTCAAGAAATTACCCTCAAAAAAGGTATCAGCCAAGATATCGCCAAGCAAATTTCTAAATTGATTCGTGATGAATTTAAAAAGGTACAAGCTTCAATTCAAGGTGATGCTGTACGAGTTTCTGCAAAATCAAAAGATGATTTGCAAGTTGTCATCCAACGGCTAAAACAAGAAGACTATCCAGTTGCATTACAATTTACAAATTATCGTTAG
- a CDS encoding ABC transporter permease subunit (The N-terminal region of this protein, as described by TIGR01726, is a three transmembrane segment that identifies a subfamily of ABC transporter permease subunits, which specificities that include histidine, arginine, glutamine, glutamate, L-cystine (sic), the opines (in Agrobacterium) octopine and nopaline, etc.) produces the protein MIRLNFRRWWRWLLVVGLSCALLTGCSVNDSTSKTLRIATEPAFPPFEFQDAGGKLQGFSYDLMNAIAVAANFKVSFQSIPFDGIIPAVQAKTIDAAISSITITKERAQTVDFSRPYFKAGLAIAVRNNNQDITSLDSLKNKKLAVQIGTTGAEKAKSIPGVQIRSFDSAPLALQELLNGNVDAVINDAPVTLYAINTGNLQGIKIIQQLLTEEYYGIATAKNSPHLTLINDGLDRVLKNGEYFQIYKKWFKAEPPLLPAKSPFKNQANGNKANLFTSLSIIWRAFPLLLQGALVTLQLTILSVVLGLVGGSLIGIVRLSLIKPVRWLARAYIDFFRGTPLLVQIFMIYFGIPALAQQLGFTLNFNPLVAGVFALSLNSAAYIAEIVRAGIQSIEPGQTEAAQSLGLSATETMGYVIFPQAFRRMIPPLGNEFISLLKDTSLVSVIGFEELLRKGQLIIAGNYRAFEIYAGIALVYLCLTLLSSQVFSKLEVWMNPLRRQRKYNINSSTNSL, from the coding sequence ATGATTAGATTAAATTTTAGGCGTTGGTGGCGCTGGTTGTTGGTAGTTGGTTTGAGTTGTGCCTTACTAACTGGGTGTAGTGTGAATGATAGTACTAGCAAAACTCTGCGGATAGCAACTGAACCAGCGTTTCCGCCCTTTGAGTTTCAAGACGCAGGCGGCAAATTGCAAGGTTTTTCCTATGATTTAATGAATGCGATCGCTGTTGCTGCTAATTTTAAAGTAAGTTTTCAAAGCATACCTTTTGATGGCATTATCCCCGCAGTCCAAGCCAAAACTATAGATGCGGCGATTAGTTCGATCACAATTACCAAAGAACGCGCCCAGACAGTTGATTTTTCCCGTCCTTATTTTAAAGCGGGATTAGCGATCGCAGTTCGTAACAACAATCAAGATATCACTAGTTTGGATAGTCTCAAGAATAAAAAACTAGCCGTCCAAATTGGCACAACTGGCGCAGAAAAGGCTAAAAGTATTCCCGGTGTGCAAATTCGCAGTTTTGATTCTGCACCTTTAGCCTTGCAAGAATTACTGAATGGTAATGTGGATGCAGTAATTAACGATGCACCTGTAACTTTATATGCCATTAATACAGGTAACTTGCAAGGAATTAAAATCATTCAGCAATTACTCACAGAAGAATATTATGGAATTGCCACAGCGAAAAACTCGCCTCATTTAACACTCATTAATGATGGTTTAGATAGAGTTCTCAAAAATGGCGAGTATTTCCAAATCTACAAAAAATGGTTTAAAGCAGAACCACCATTATTACCCGCTAAGTCTCCTTTTAAAAATCAGGCTAATGGAAATAAAGCTAATTTATTCACATCCTTAAGTATAATTTGGCGGGCTTTTCCCTTACTTTTACAAGGTGCATTGGTAACACTGCAATTAACAATTCTTTCTGTTGTGCTGGGTTTAGTTGGTGGTTCCCTAATAGGAATTGTTCGCCTTTCTCTGATTAAACCTGTACGTTGGTTAGCAAGAGCATATATAGATTTCTTTCGCGGAACGCCTTTGCTGGTACAGATTTTTATGATTTATTTTGGCATACCAGCACTTGCTCAACAACTTGGTTTTACCTTAAACTTTAACCCCTTAGTTGCGGGAGTATTCGCTTTAAGTTTAAATAGCGCCGCCTATATTGCCGAAATTGTCCGTGCGGGGATTCAATCTATTGAACCAGGGCAAACCGAAGCAGCGCAATCACTCGGTTTAAGTGCAACAGAAACTATGGGCTATGTAATTTTTCCCCAAGCTTTCCGGCGGATGATTCCACCTTTGGGTAATGAATTTATTAGTTTATTAAAAGATACCAGCTTGGTTTCAGTTATCGGTTTTGAAGAATTGCTACGTAAAGGACAACTGATTATTGCTGGTAACTATCGCGCCTTTGAAATTTATGCCGGTATAGCTTTAGTTTATTTGTGTTTGACACTACTTTCTTCCCAAGTATTTAGCAAATTAGAAGTGTGGATGAATCCGCTGAGACGGCAGAGGAAGTACAATATTAATTCTTCTACAAATTCTCTATAA
- a CDS encoding amino acid ABC transporter ATP-binding protein: MKNSNPIIIFENIEKNFGSLKVLQGITGEIHSGEVVAVIGASGCGKSTLLRCFNRLERVDHGSLVVNGIELSQSNFNNQQLRQLRTQVGMVFQQFNLFPHLSVLENLTLAPRKVLGKTAKESAQLAGLFLEKVGLFDKASAYPEQLSGGQKQRVAIARSLCMNPQIMLFDEPTSALDPELVGEVLQVMQQLAAEGMTMVVVTHEMQFAKEVAHRVIFMDKGVVAEQGTAYELITNPQSDRLRTFLSRLSAK; the protein is encoded by the coding sequence ATGAAAAATTCTAACCCTATCATTATTTTTGAAAATATTGAAAAAAACTTTGGTTCCCTCAAAGTTCTCCAAGGAATCACAGGCGAAATTCACTCAGGGGAAGTTGTAGCGGTGATTGGTGCTTCTGGTTGTGGGAAAAGTACTTTACTGCGATGCTTCAACCGTTTAGAACGAGTTGATCACGGTTCCTTGGTAGTGAATGGAATTGAATTATCTCAATCTAACTTCAACAATCAACAACTACGTCAACTTCGTACCCAAGTCGGGATGGTTTTTCAACAATTCAATTTGTTTCCCCATCTCAGCGTATTGGAAAATTTAACACTTGCACCGCGTAAAGTTTTAGGCAAAACTGCCAAAGAAAGCGCCCAACTCGCAGGATTATTTTTAGAAAAAGTGGGTTTATTTGATAAAGCCTCAGCTTATCCCGAACAATTATCTGGCGGACAAAAGCAAAGAGTGGCGATCGCTCGTAGTTTATGTATGAATCCCCAGATTATGCTATTTGATGAGCCTACCAGTGCCTTAGATCCTGAACTTGTGGGTGAAGTTTTACAAGTTATGCAGCAATTAGCAGCCGAGGGAATGACAATGGTAGTCGTCACCCATGAAATGCAATTTGCCAAAGAAGTTGCCCATCGGGTGATATTTATGGATAAAGGTGTAGTAGCTGAACAAGGTACAGCTTACGAATTGATCACAAATCCCCAAAGTGATCGCCTGCGTACTTTCCTTAGCCGCCTGAGTGCTAAGTAA
- the lipB gene encoding lipoyl(octanoyl) transferase LipB yields the protein MIRSNRPLLNRCLLYNKKLISYTDAHAWQRSLVSERVQDPSLDDVLILLEHPAVYTLGQGATPEFLKFDMEHSNFEVHRVERGGEVTYHCPGQLVGYPILNLQRHCKDLHWYLRQLEEVIIRVLAIYGLTGDRLTGFTGVWLEHRKVAAIGIKVSRWITMHGFALNVCPDMTGFQYIVPCGIADKPVASLAEWIPDITCEEVRPHVVQCFADVFDVDVVESTE from the coding sequence ATGATCCGTAGTAATAGACCACTCCTCAACCGCTGTTTGTTATATAACAAAAAATTGATATCTTATACAGATGCACACGCATGGCAGCGATCGCTTGTTTCTGAGCGTGTTCAAGACCCTAGCCTTGATGATGTGCTAATCTTGCTAGAACATCCTGCTGTCTATACTTTGGGACAAGGAGCAACACCAGAATTTCTCAAGTTCGACATGGAACACAGTAATTTTGAAGTTCACAGAGTTGAGCGCGGCGGCGAAGTGACTTATCATTGTCCTGGTCAACTGGTGGGGTATCCAATTTTAAATCTGCAACGTCATTGTAAAGATTTGCATTGGTACTTGCGTCAACTGGAAGAAGTGATTATTCGGGTGTTGGCAATTTATGGTTTGACTGGCGATCGCCTGACTGGTTTCACTGGTGTATGGTTAGAACATCGCAAAGTTGCAGCGATCGGCATTAAAGTTAGCCGTTGGATTACCATGCACGGTTTTGCATTAAACGTTTGTCCTGATATGACAGGCTTTCAATATATTGTCCCCTGCGGTATCGCAGATAAACCAGTGGCTAGTTTAGCCGAATGGATTCCTGATATTACCTGCGAAGAGGTGCGTCCTCATGTTGTGCAATGTTTTGCAGATGTGTTTGATGTTGATGTCGTAGAATCCACTGAGTAA
- the raiA gene encoding ribosome-associated translation inhibitor RaiA, translating into MKLVIHGKNIEITEAIRDYVHQKIEKAVSHFQNITNEVDVHLSVARNPRINPKQAAEVTIYANGSVIRAEESSENLYASIDLVADKIARQLRKYKERRQDKKTHAQSTTEVVVPEPVVPDLIGDRTPELPSEVVRTKYFSMPPMTLAEALEQLQLVGHDFYMFRNAETGEINVIYERNHGGYGVIQPRNNNGHTNGKNGKVAHNNIIMQEKSHSAK; encoded by the coding sequence ATGAAGCTTGTCATCCACGGCAAAAATATTGAAATCACCGAAGCAATTAGGGATTACGTGCATCAAAAGATAGAAAAAGCGGTTAGTCACTTTCAGAACATTACAAATGAAGTGGATGTCCACCTAAGCGTAGCCCGCAATCCCCGAATTAACCCGAAACAAGCAGCTGAAGTCACTATCTATGCAAATGGTAGTGTCATCCGTGCCGAGGAAAGCAGCGAAAACTTATACGCCAGCATTGATTTAGTCGCAGATAAAATAGCACGTCAATTACGCAAATATAAAGAAAGGCGGCAAGATAAGAAAACTCATGCTCAATCTACAACCGAAGTAGTTGTACCAGAACCAGTTGTACCAGATTTAATTGGCGATCGCACTCCCGAATTACCTAGCGAAGTCGTCAGGACAAAATATTTTTCCATGCCACCAATGACTTTGGCAGAAGCATTAGAACAATTACAATTAGTGGGACACGACTTTTATATGTTCCGCAATGCCGAAACTGGAGAAATTAATGTGATTTACGAACGCAATCATGGTGGTTACGGCGTAATTCAACCGCGGAATAATAACGGCCATACCAACGGCAAAAACGGTAAGGTCGCCCACAACAACATCATTATGCAGGAGAAATCACACTCAGCTAAATAA
- a CDS encoding peroxiredoxin, giving the protein MAVKVGDIAPDFTLPAQNGAAVSLKDYRGQKAVVLYFYPKDDTPGCTAESCAFRDQYEVFKDAGAEVIGVSGDSSESHQRFAAKYNLPFVLLSDKGDQVRKQYGATAAFGLFPGRVTYVIDQQGLVQYVFDSMLNFQGHVTEALKTLQTLSK; this is encoded by the coding sequence ATGGCCGTTAAAGTTGGAGATATTGCTCCTGATTTCACCTTACCTGCTCAAAATGGTGCAGCAGTCAGCTTAAAAGACTACCGTGGTCAAAAAGCTGTTGTACTTTACTTTTATCCTAAAGATGATACACCTGGATGCACAGCCGAATCTTGTGCTTTCCGTGACCAGTATGAAGTGTTTAAAGATGCTGGCGCTGAAGTGATTGGTGTCAGTGGTGATTCCAGCGAATCTCACCAACGATTTGCTGCGAAATATAATTTACCGTTCGTTCTTTTGAGTGACAAAGGCGACCAAGTGCGTAAGCAGTATGGTGCAACTGCGGCTTTTGGTTTGTTTCCTGGTCGCGTGACTTATGTTATCGACCAACAGGGATTAGTGCAGTATGTCTTTGATTCGATGTTGAACTTTCAAGGACACGTTACAGAGGCGCTGAAAACTTTGCAAACTCTCAGTAAGTGA
- a CDS encoding acireductone dioxygenase, with protein sequence MAILLLENGIVESDLSEIVRELAPVGVYLKHYEPGTSLLFANLLEQDVLNAFEKDYIVDLHNSVFEFLQQENGSLWCDLLNVHPGVPNLKMLLDTYSRYHTHTAAEPLYVLAGEMIFGFVRPDGSQIQLLVQSQDYISIPAGVEHWCSLTAALKFKAVRYFPSAEGWVPNYTGTQLSDSLNK encoded by the coding sequence ATGGCGATCCTATTACTAGAAAATGGTATAGTCGAAAGCGATTTAAGTGAGATAGTGCGTGAACTTGCGCCTGTTGGTGTGTATCTCAAGCATTATGAACCAGGAACATCGCTGCTATTCGCCAATCTTCTAGAACAGGATGTTTTAAATGCTTTCGAGAAAGACTACATTGTGGACTTGCATAACAGTGTCTTTGAATTTCTCCAACAAGAAAATGGTTCACTCTGGTGTGATTTGCTGAATGTGCATCCAGGTGTGCCTAATCTGAAGATGCTGCTGGATACATATAGTCGTTACCATACACATACTGCGGCTGAACCCTTGTATGTCTTAGCTGGAGAGATGATTTTTGGCTTTGTCAGACCAGATGGTAGCCAAATACAGCTTTTAGTTCAATCTCAAGACTACATTTCTATCCCCGCTGGTGTGGAGCATTGGTGTAGTCTGACAGCAGCGTTAAAATTTAAAGCTGTGCGCTACTTTCCCTCAGCGGAGGGTTGGGTTCCCAATTACACAGGTACTCAATTGAGCGATTCTCTGAACAAGTAG
- a CDS encoding tellurite resistance TerB family protein, which yields MNLLDTILGRENQAPEKLTSAEAFAAIALVAVTSDDLLSEQQVRNISSVLSRLKLFSSYSEDFIENLLEKNLNILRHDGFNALFNAAKESLSPELREVAFAVAADLVMTESIVTEEEKNFLTDLYQSLDIPRDSAIKILQVLMVKNQSL from the coding sequence ATGAATTTATTAGACACAATTTTGGGGAGAGAAAACCAAGCCCCAGAAAAATTGACATCGGCTGAAGCTTTTGCTGCTATTGCTTTGGTCGCAGTTACTTCAGATGATTTGCTTTCAGAGCAACAAGTGCGTAATATATCTTCTGTGTTGTCACGACTCAAGCTTTTTAGCAGTTATTCCGAAGATTTCATTGAGAATTTGTTAGAAAAAAACCTCAACATTCTTCGTCATGATGGTTTTAATGCTTTATTTAATGCAGCTAAAGAATCTTTATCACCAGAACTCAGAGAAGTCGCTTTCGCTGTCGCTGCTGATTTGGTAATGACTGAAAGTATAGTCACAGAAGAAGAAAAAAATTTTTTAACCGATTTATATCAGTCTTTAGATATTCCTCGTGATAGTGCTATTAAAATCTTGCAAGTTTTAATGGTAAAAAATCAGAGCTTATGA